The Oceanidesulfovibrio indonesiensis DNA segment CTTCTGCGCTTCGGCCAGGTCCGGGTCGTCGAGACACACGGCGAACATGCCCGCCTGCACCATGGCCGGCGTGTTCGGCATGATGCGCACCACCGGACAGCTTCCGCTGGAGTACTCCTTGAGCTGTCTGAGCGTGACACCTGCGGCGATGGAAATGAGCGCCTGTCCGGGACGGAGCCGCGGCGCCAGATCCTTGAGCATGGTCGGCACCTGATGCGGCTTGACCGCAACAAGGATGTACTCCACGTTCCGAACCATCTCCCGCGCGGAATCGGACGGTTGCGCATCGCATTCTGCGCACACGGTTTTCAGCCGATGCACATCCGAATCCACGCCATGGAGCGCGAGTCCCTGCATGCCGGAAAGGCCACGCAGAATCGCCGCCCCCATGTTGCCACAGCCTATGCAGCCCAGACTTGTATCCATGCTATCCTACCATCTCCAATCGGTTGAAGAAGTACGAAATCTCAACAGCGGCCGTTTCGGGACCATCCGAACCATGCACTGTGTTTTTCTCCACGTCCAGGGCGAAAAGTTTGCGGATCGTGCCCTCGTCCGCGTTGTCAGGGTTGGTCGCGCCCATGAGCTTGCGATAGCGGGCGATGGCGTCGTCGCCTTCCAGCGCGGCCACCACCACCGGACCGGAACACATGAAATCGGTGAGGCTGTCAAAGAACGGGCGCTCGCGATGCACGGCGTAGAAGCCCTGGGCCTGCTCTTTGGTCATGTGGATCATCTTCATGGCCACCACTTTCAGGCCCTCGTCCTGAATCATTTTCAGAACGGCTCCGGTCAGATTGCGCTCCACGGCATCCGGCTTGATGATGGAAAGAGTACGTTCGGACATGATCGTTTCACCTCGTATGGTCGTTGGAAAGAAAAAAACGGCGTCCCGGTTGCTGCTACCGGGTTTCGGGACTTTTTTCAACGCGCGCATGGCTGCTTGTGCCGGATGCGACCAATGTGGCCAGATTGACCGGAGTTACGGACCCGTCGCGCGTCTGAACCCATTCGCGCAGACCGGCCAATGTTTCCGGAAACGGGTGGCCAATCGCCACGGCTTGCCCTTTCTTCTGCGCGATGCGCTCCGCCTTGAT contains these protein-coding regions:
- the ndk gene encoding nucleoside-diphosphate kinase → MSERTLSIIKPDAVERNLTGAVLKMIQDEGLKVVAMKMIHMTKEQAQGFYAVHRERPFFDSLTDFMCSGPVVVAALEGDDAIARYRKLMGATNPDNADEGTIRKLFALDVEKNTVHGSDGPETAAVEISYFFNRLEMVG
- the proC gene encoding pyrroline-5-carboxylate reductase, translated to MDTSLGCIGCGNMGAAILRGLSGMQGLALHGVDSDVHRLKTVCAECDAQPSDSAREMVRNVEYILVAVKPHQVPTMLKDLAPRLRPGQALISIAAGVTLRQLKEYSSGSCPVVRIMPNTPAMVQAGMFAVCLDDPDLAEAQKQTVLDMFSALGKTFVLEEEYFDAFTAVAGSGPAYVFYMMDAMVEAGVTLGLPRPKALDMVRGLFSGSSRLAEQTGRHLCDLREMVTSPGGVTVEATNVFDQKAVRAAIVEAITAACRRSRELGE